One Luteolibacter arcticus DNA segment encodes these proteins:
- a CDS encoding DUF2851 family protein, with the protein MKDYAGLLAAVWGQSGVAEPSPVPLPPELELQALWFAGAFGRDFRDASGKPVRIVQFGEWNRSAGPDFLQAAVEIGGQLREGPIELDLRPSDWEAHGHGADPAFEDTVLHVVFTGGGPESFTRTLGHREVPRVTIPRDVLEGALQNPRCEMAIAKPGRCVHPLAAMPPVAVAALLRQAAEHRAAQKAARLLRTADAHGRDAALYQAVAETLGYRANALAMRLLAQRMPLSALREDPAHTEALLFGAAGFLAPDLHEKAPADTREHLRGLWETWWKARGRWESAHAIPWKMGGQRPANHPHRRVAALAAVVREWTKFRKLATSQPFDPEALVKLLSKLDDPFWTKRHTLSSAATARPIALFGKAQATELLANHLFPLALHEGEPFERYLKVSAGARNEKVRRCAIRLFGSEDAAATWLKKAAYHQALLQIYRDFCLEDASDCADCPFPEQLAQWRP; encoded by the coding sequence ATGAAGGACTACGCGGGACTTCTCGCCGCCGTGTGGGGTCAGTCCGGCGTGGCCGAGCCATCGCCGGTGCCCTTGCCTCCCGAGCTGGAACTCCAGGCGCTGTGGTTCGCCGGGGCATTCGGACGGGATTTCCGCGACGCTTCGGGGAAGCCCGTGCGCATCGTTCAATTCGGCGAGTGGAACCGCTCTGCCGGACCGGATTTCCTGCAGGCCGCGGTCGAGATTGGCGGGCAGCTTCGCGAGGGGCCGATCGAGCTGGACCTGCGCCCCTCGGACTGGGAAGCGCATGGCCATGGGGCGGATCCAGCATTTGAGGATACCGTGCTGCACGTCGTCTTCACCGGCGGTGGACCCGAGAGCTTCACCCGCACGCTGGGCCACCGCGAGGTGCCACGGGTCACGATCCCGCGCGATGTGTTAGAAGGAGCCCTCCAGAACCCACGCTGCGAAATGGCGATCGCGAAACCCGGCCGCTGCGTGCATCCCCTGGCGGCCATGCCCCCGGTAGCCGTGGCCGCCCTGCTACGTCAAGCGGCCGAGCACCGCGCTGCACAGAAGGCTGCACGCCTCCTGCGAACGGCCGATGCCCATGGTCGCGACGCCGCTCTCTATCAAGCGGTGGCGGAGACGCTCGGCTATCGCGCGAATGCGCTGGCGATGCGGCTTCTCGCCCAGCGGATGCCGCTGTCTGCGCTGCGGGAAGACCCGGCGCACACCGAGGCGCTGCTTTTCGGCGCGGCTGGCTTCCTCGCTCCCGATCTCCACGAAAAAGCTCCGGCGGACACCCGCGAGCACCTCCGGGGCCTCTGGGAAACCTGGTGGAAGGCCCGCGGTCGATGGGAGTCCGCCCACGCCATTCCGTGGAAGATGGGCGGCCAACGGCCGGCGAATCATCCCCACCGGCGCGTTGCGGCATTGGCCGCCGTGGTGCGGGAGTGGACGAAATTCCGCAAGCTCGCCACCTCGCAGCCGTTCGACCCGGAAGCACTGGTAAAGCTGCTGTCGAAGCTCGACGATCCCTTCTGGACGAAGCGCCACACACTCTCGTCCGCCGCGACCGCGCGACCGATCGCCTTGTTCGGGAAAGCGCAGGCGACGGAGCTGCTGGCGAACCACCTGTTCCCCCTCGCCTTGCACGAGGGCGAACCCTTCGAGCGCTACCTCAAGGTCAGCGCCGGCGCTCGGAACGAAAAGGTCCGCCGCTGCGCGATCCGCCTGTTCGGCAGCGAGGATGCGGCGGCGACGTGGCTGAAAAAAGCTGCCTATCATCAGGCGCTGCTCCAAATCTACCGCGACTTTTGCTTGGAAGACGCCAGCGACTGCGCCGATTGCCCCTTCCCCGAACAGCTCGCCCAATGGCGCCCATAG
- the dprA gene encoding DNA-processing protein DprA — MTSLEALVALNLLPKIGPVRIRRLLERFDSAEAVLVATKDRLMQVDGIGPETAGILVKWQDHADPLQELEEVKQRGLSLITPEDPAFPPALRQAYDAPLFLYVWGKLEERDRHAIGVVGTRRITHYGREATKKLAYQLSHAGFTIISGLARGVDTVAHEAALAAGGRTVAVLGSGLAKLFPAENLALAEKIASGNGAVVSEFPLHTAPDKQTFPQRNRIVAAWSQALLVTECPAWSGSLITANLASDYGRPVYAVPGPINAPTSTGCNKLIRDGATLVMDAGDIIDDLGELPFARQTTLPLETESKAIPELPSEEATVFSALGEGESGVDRLIERTGLSASTVSATLMKLEMRRLVRALPGFRYVKR, encoded by the coding sequence ATGACCTCCCTCGAAGCCCTCGTTGCCCTCAACCTGCTGCCGAAGATCGGCCCGGTACGCATCCGCCGTCTGTTAGAACGCTTCGATTCCGCCGAGGCCGTGCTGGTCGCGACAAAGGACCGGCTGATGCAGGTGGACGGGATCGGGCCGGAAACGGCGGGGATTCTCGTGAAGTGGCAGGATCACGCCGACCCGCTGCAGGAGTTGGAGGAGGTGAAGCAGCGCGGGCTTTCCTTGATCACCCCGGAAGACCCCGCGTTCCCGCCAGCGCTGCGACAGGCCTACGATGCACCGCTGTTTCTCTACGTCTGGGGCAAGCTGGAGGAACGCGACCGCCACGCGATCGGCGTGGTCGGCACCCGGCGCATCACCCACTACGGCCGCGAAGCGACCAAGAAGCTCGCCTATCAGCTATCCCACGCCGGCTTCACCATCATCTCGGGCCTGGCGCGCGGCGTCGATACCGTGGCCCATGAGGCCGCGCTTGCGGCCGGCGGTCGCACGGTGGCCGTGCTCGGTTCCGGGCTGGCGAAGCTCTTCCCCGCAGAGAATCTGGCGCTGGCAGAAAAGATCGCCTCCGGCAATGGCGCGGTCGTGAGTGAGTTCCCGCTCCACACGGCACCCGACAAGCAGACCTTCCCGCAGCGCAATCGCATCGTCGCCGCATGGTCGCAGGCGCTGCTGGTGACCGAGTGCCCGGCTTGGTCCGGCTCGCTGATCACCGCGAACCTCGCCAGCGACTACGGACGGCCGGTCTATGCCGTGCCGGGGCCAATCAATGCCCCGACCTCCACCGGCTGCAACAAGCTGATCCGCGACGGCGCGACGCTGGTGATGGATGCCGGCGACATCATCGACGATCTCGGCGAGCTCCCCTTCGCTCGTCAGACGACGCTGCCGTTGGAAACCGAGAGCAAGGCGATCCCGGAACTGCCGTCCGAGGAGGCGACGGTTTTCTCGGCCCTCGGCGAGGGAGAGTCAGGCGTGGACCGCCTGATCGAGCGAACCGGCCTTTCCGCCTCCACCGTCTCGGCCACCCTCATGAAGCTGGAAATGCGAAGGCTGGTCCGGGCGCTGCCGGGTTTCCGGTATGTGAAGCGATGA
- a CDS encoding DNA topoisomerase 3, translating into MGKILIIAEKPSVMNDLSKALAKALGKFEKAGSGRDSFFENDNAVITSAVGHLVELRMPTGPNGKKLPWKFEVLPAIPERFELDPIPDSEARLKQVLKLAKRKDVDQIVNACDAGREGELIFRYIMDIGGIDKPVKRLWMQSMTNQAIIDAWEKLRSDEEMRPLADAAKCRSESDWLVGLNATRALTCFRSRHGGFNITAAGRVQTPTLAILAARESEIQAFKPSAYFEVHATFGVAAGDYLGKWIDEAFKRNETNPHGRPERIWDVSLADAIKARCDGKTGTVSEDKKAQSQISPQLYDLTTLQREAPFTAKGTLAIAQALYEKHKMITYPRTDSRYLPEDYGDTVRETLRDIANSDLGVAKYAKAVLDGNQESGPRFHKSKRVFDSKKVSDHFAIIPTGKFAKLSDTEEKLYDMIVKRFIAVFFPSAEFEQTTRLTRITTESITDTFKTEGRVLVKTGWLEVYGRRPGVASGKDELTQVTAGEKAPVKEIEVHHEQTKPPARFTESTLLSAMEGAGKLVDDEALAEAMSERGLGTPATRAAIIEGLIAQKYIVRDGRDLHVTPNGMRLIHILNEMNIAGLTSPTMTGEWEYKLRQMEHGQLQRSTFMKEIEDYTKDIVVRAKSLAAEIKNRAFPDLSAACPKCGAQGLKQTDESYECRTPDCGFRAKKYIAGRPLSEDEARELFSKRLVGPLEGFKSKFNKPFDAALELDDKFKVNFVFGDKDEPDVVLTDEMVVATAPLADGRQVKVYGTDKAYLVPELKTKKDPEGVRIGKTILQKELPLEQVLKMLAEGKTELIKGFVSNKTKRGFDAFLTFSPADGKVGFEFPPRAPKVPKAAK; encoded by the coding sequence ATGGGAAAAATCCTCATCATTGCCGAAAAGCCCTCCGTCATGAACGACCTGAGCAAGGCTTTGGCCAAGGCTCTGGGCAAGTTTGAGAAAGCCGGCTCCGGGCGGGATTCCTTCTTCGAGAACGACAATGCGGTCATTACCTCCGCCGTCGGTCACTTGGTCGAGCTGCGGATGCCGACCGGCCCGAACGGCAAAAAGCTGCCGTGGAAATTCGAGGTGCTGCCGGCCATCCCCGAGCGCTTCGAGCTCGACCCGATCCCGGATTCCGAGGCCCGGCTCAAGCAGGTGCTCAAGCTGGCCAAGCGCAAGGACGTCGACCAAATCGTCAATGCCTGCGACGCCGGCCGTGAGGGCGAACTGATTTTCCGCTACATCATGGACATCGGCGGCATCGACAAGCCGGTGAAGCGGCTGTGGATGCAGTCGATGACCAACCAGGCGATCATCGATGCCTGGGAAAAACTTCGCTCCGATGAGGAGATGCGCCCGCTGGCCGATGCCGCGAAGTGCCGCTCGGAGTCCGATTGGCTGGTCGGCCTGAATGCCACCCGCGCTCTCACCTGCTTCCGCTCCCGCCACGGCGGCTTCAATATTACCGCCGCCGGCCGCGTCCAGACGCCGACGCTGGCCATCCTCGCCGCCCGCGAGTCGGAGATCCAGGCCTTCAAGCCGAGCGCCTATTTTGAAGTCCACGCCACCTTCGGCGTCGCCGCCGGCGACTACCTCGGCAAGTGGATCGACGAAGCCTTCAAAAGGAACGAGACCAACCCGCACGGCCGCCCCGAGCGGATCTGGGATGTTTCGCTCGCCGATGCGATCAAGGCGCGTTGCGACGGCAAGACCGGCACCGTTTCCGAGGACAAGAAGGCCCAGTCGCAGATCTCCCCACAGCTCTACGACCTGACCACGCTGCAGCGCGAGGCCCCGTTCACCGCCAAGGGCACGCTCGCCATCGCCCAGGCGCTGTACGAGAAGCACAAGATGATCACCTACCCTCGTACTGACTCCCGCTATCTGCCGGAGGACTACGGGGACACCGTGCGCGAGACCTTGCGCGACATCGCCAACTCCGACCTCGGCGTGGCGAAGTATGCGAAGGCCGTGCTCGACGGGAACCAGGAGAGCGGCCCGCGCTTCCACAAGTCGAAGCGCGTGTTCGACTCGAAGAAGGTCTCGGACCACTTTGCCATCATCCCGACCGGCAAGTTCGCCAAGCTCAGCGACACCGAGGAGAAGCTCTACGACATGATCGTGAAGCGCTTCATCGCCGTGTTCTTCCCCAGCGCGGAGTTCGAGCAAACTACCCGTCTCACCCGGATCACCACCGAGTCGATCACCGACACCTTCAAGACCGAAGGCCGCGTGCTGGTGAAGACCGGCTGGCTGGAAGTCTATGGCCGCCGCCCCGGCGTCGCCTCCGGCAAGGACGAGCTCACCCAGGTCACCGCCGGCGAGAAGGCCCCCGTGAAGGAAATCGAAGTCCATCACGAGCAGACCAAGCCACCCGCACGCTTCACCGAGTCCACGCTTCTTTCGGCGATGGAAGGCGCGGGCAAGCTCGTCGATGACGAAGCCCTCGCCGAAGCCATGTCCGAGCGCGGCCTTGGCACGCCGGCCACCCGCGCGGCGATCATCGAAGGCCTCATCGCACAGAAATACATCGTCCGCGATGGCCGCGATCTCCACGTCACGCCGAATGGCATGCGGCTGATCCACATCCTGAACGAGATGAACATCGCCGGCCTCACTTCGCCCACCATGACCGGCGAGTGGGAGTACAAGCTGCGGCAGATGGAACACGGCCAGCTCCAGCGATCCACCTTCATGAAGGAGATCGAGGACTACACGAAGGACATCGTGGTCCGCGCGAAATCCCTCGCCGCCGAGATCAAGAACCGCGCCTTCCCGGATCTCTCTGCCGCCTGCCCGAAATGCGGTGCGCAGGGTCTCAAGCAGACCGACGAATCCTACGAGTGCCGGACGCCCGACTGTGGCTTCAGGGCCAAGAAATACATCGCCGGTCGCCCGCTGTCCGAGGATGAGGCCCGCGAACTCTTCAGCAAGCGACTCGTCGGCCCGCTGGAAGGCTTCAAGAGCAAGTTCAACAAGCCCTTCGATGCCGCGCTGGAGCTTGACGACAAGTTCAAGGTCAACTTCGTCTTCGGCGACAAGGATGAGCCCGACGTAGTACTCACCGACGAGATGGTCGTAGCCACCGCACCGCTGGCCGACGGCCGGCAGGTGAAGGTCTATGGCACCGACAAGGCCTACCTCGTCCCCGAGCTGAAGACCAAGAAAGACCCCGAGGGCGTGCGTATCGGCAAGACCATCCTGCAAAAGGAACTGCCACTGGAGCAGGTGCTTAAGATGCTCGCCGAGGGTAAGACCGAGCTGATCAAGGGCTTCGTCTCGAACAAGACCAAGCGCGGCTTCGACGCGTTCCTGACGTTTTCGCCTGCCGATGGCAAGGTCGGCTTCGAGTTCCCGCCACGGGCGCCGAAGGTCCCGAAGGCGGCGAAGTGA
- a CDS encoding metalloprotease — MVRFTLFGIPVEIQPWFWLTLAFLSGALTSFTPEAMQYGLIFILAATVSILVHELGHALTGMRLGGGAAKIVLWAFGGLAYNQGGRFTKSGRFWMIAAGPGAGFLLGAVVLLIMIAIFGPHDALNLTGRWLFGSQSSFSHDTIAFVQDRKPLVSLLRSMIWINFWWGMLNLLPVHPLDGGQITELFVKPRQRVHQIAIVAATAVAAFGLWRGDLFMALLFGYLAWQNFQAMKKLGWQ; from the coding sequence ATGGTTCGCTTCACCCTTTTTGGCATCCCCGTTGAAATCCAGCCGTGGTTCTGGCTTACGCTCGCGTTTCTCAGTGGTGCCCTGACGAGCTTCACGCCGGAAGCGATGCAGTATGGGCTAATCTTCATCCTCGCTGCCACAGTCTCGATCCTGGTGCATGAGCTGGGCCACGCACTGACCGGCATGCGGCTCGGCGGAGGAGCCGCGAAGATCGTGCTATGGGCCTTCGGCGGGCTGGCCTACAACCAAGGGGGGCGGTTCACGAAAAGCGGTCGCTTCTGGATGATCGCGGCCGGTCCGGGAGCGGGCTTCCTGCTGGGAGCCGTGGTCTTGTTGATCATGATAGCCATCTTCGGTCCGCACGACGCGCTGAATCTGACGGGACGGTGGCTCTTTGGCAGCCAGTCCTCCTTCTCTCACGATACCATTGCTTTCGTCCAGGACCGCAAACCGCTGGTCTCCCTCCTCCGTAGCATGATCTGGATCAACTTCTGGTGGGGAATGCTCAACCTGCTGCCGGTGCACCCGCTCGATGGCGGGCAGATCACCGAGCTTTTCGTGAAGCCTCGGCAAAGGGTTCACCAGATCGCCATCGTCGCGGCCACGGCGGTCGCCGCTTTCGGCCTGTGGCGGGGGGACCTTTTCATGGCCCTGCTGTTCGGCTACCTGGCGTGGCAGAATTTCCAGGCGATGAAAAAGCTCGGGTGGCAGTGA
- a CDS encoding sulfite exporter TauE/SafE family protein: MLDGPAALALALLAAFCIGMSKAGFSGISLIAVFLMAELYGAVPSTGIMLPLLIVADLAVYPAFRKHASWKPVWKLLPATLVGLAIGVWLLRVILTHEWSDQIARRVIGGCILGMVALQALRAWKPDLAERLANSRVFGTAAGATGGITTMLANAAGPVIQLYLLSRRIPKMELLGIGARFFLLVNLIKVPLSGSFNLITRATLLDNLKCLPAIFAGIWVGKWLVQRVSQRVFEWMVIGFSVLVAARLLLA; this comes from the coding sequence GTGCTCGATGGTCCCGCCGCCCTAGCCCTCGCCTTGCTGGCAGCATTTTGCATCGGCATGTCGAAGGCGGGCTTCAGCGGTATCTCATTGATCGCCGTCTTCCTGATGGCCGAACTGTACGGAGCCGTGCCCTCCACCGGCATCATGCTGCCCCTGCTGATCGTCGCCGACCTCGCGGTCTATCCGGCGTTCCGCAAGCACGCTTCGTGGAAGCCGGTGTGGAAGCTCTTGCCCGCCACGCTCGTCGGCCTGGCCATTGGCGTCTGGCTGCTGCGGGTGATCCTCACGCATGAGTGGTCCGACCAAATCGCCCGCCGCGTGATCGGCGGGTGTATCCTTGGAATGGTCGCGCTGCAGGCTTTGCGGGCGTGGAAGCCGGACCTCGCCGAGCGCCTGGCAAACTCGCGGGTCTTCGGCACCGCCGCCGGTGCCACCGGAGGGATCACCACCATGCTGGCCAATGCGGCCGGCCCGGTGATCCAGCTCTACCTGCTTTCCCGGCGCATCCCGAAGATGGAATTGCTCGGCATCGGCGCGCGGTTCTTCCTGCTGGTCAATCTGATCAAGGTTCCGCTCAGCGGCAGCTTCAATCTTATCACTCGGGCCACCTTGCTCGACAACCTCAAGTGCCTGCCCGCCATCTTCGCCGGGATCTGGGTCGGGAAGTGGCTGGTTCAGCGCGTGTCCCAGCGGGTCTTCGAGTGGATGGTGATCGGCTTTTCCGTGCTGGTTGCCGCACGCCTGTTGCTGGCGTGA
- a CDS encoding glycoside hydrolase family 57 protein, with amino-acid sequence MPHTCLYFQVHQPNRLIPYDFFRIGQHAFYEDDGLNAEILSKVAEKCYLPANALFKKAIEETHGRFRMTLSISGTVIEQMQHHRPDVLKSFQDLVATGSVELLAETYYHSLAILHSKKEFERQVERHLETLESVFHVRPRVFRNTELIYNNAIAAQAETMGFDGIMAEGVPWVLNGQSANHVYRAPYVTRLKTMLRNASLSDDLGFRFSDKNWSEWPLTPEKFAGWVKKAPGDVVNLFMDYETIGEHHWKDTGVFEFWEKLPEAMLDEGLHWVTPGEVVDLFSATREYDCHWPTSWADAERDLSAWTGNVMQQEAIAKIHRLEEEVLAAKDPDLAHVWAKLQTSDHFYWMSTKDGTDGSVHQYFSPYGSPYDAYIYFMNALGDLQVRLRRIRENREAEKARSGGL; translated from the coding sequence ATGCCTCACACCTGCCTCTACTTTCAGGTGCATCAACCGAACCGGTTGATCCCTTACGACTTTTTCCGCATCGGCCAGCATGCCTTCTATGAGGATGATGGCCTCAATGCGGAGATTCTCTCCAAAGTCGCGGAGAAGTGCTATCTGCCCGCCAATGCTCTCTTCAAGAAGGCCATCGAGGAGACCCATGGCCGGTTCCGCATGACGTTGTCGATCAGCGGCACGGTGATCGAGCAGATGCAGCACCACCGGCCCGATGTGCTGAAGTCGTTCCAGGATCTCGTCGCCACTGGCAGCGTCGAGCTGTTGGCGGAAACGTATTATCATTCGCTGGCGATCCTGCATTCGAAGAAGGAGTTCGAGCGGCAGGTCGAACGGCACCTTGAAACCCTGGAGTCGGTCTTCCACGTCCGGCCGCGGGTCTTCCGGAATACCGAGCTGATTTACAACAACGCCATCGCCGCACAGGCCGAGACCATGGGCTTCGACGGCATCATGGCCGAGGGCGTGCCATGGGTGCTCAACGGCCAGTCGGCCAACCACGTTTACCGCGCGCCCTACGTCACGCGGCTGAAGACGATGTTGCGCAATGCCTCGCTCTCCGACGACCTGGGCTTCCGCTTTTCCGACAAGAACTGGAGCGAATGGCCGCTCACGCCGGAGAAGTTCGCCGGTTGGGTGAAGAAGGCACCTGGCGATGTGGTGAACCTCTTCATGGACTACGAGACCATCGGAGAGCACCACTGGAAGGACACCGGGGTCTTCGAGTTCTGGGAAAAGCTGCCCGAGGCCATGCTCGACGAAGGCCTCCACTGGGTGACCCCCGGGGAGGTCGTCGATCTCTTCAGCGCCACCCGCGAGTATGACTGCCATTGGCCGACCTCATGGGCCGATGCCGAGCGCGACCTCAGCGCGTGGACCGGCAACGTGATGCAGCAGGAGGCGATCGCCAAAATCCACCGCCTCGAGGAGGAGGTGCTCGCGGCGAAGGACCCCGACCTCGCGCACGTGTGGGCGAAGTTGCAGACTTCCGACCACTTCTACTGGATGTCCACGAAGGACGGCACCGATGGCAGCGTGCACCAGTACTTCTCGCCGTATGGCTCTCCCTACGACGCCTACATCTACTTCATGAACGCGCTCGGCGACTTGCAGGTCCGGCTGCGGCGGATCCGCGAGAACCGCGAAGCCGAGAAGGCCCGGTCCGGCGGGCTTTGA
- a CDS encoding glycosyltransferase, with product MNRIRVLKLGWEFPPLINGGLGIACLGLSQALAKHVDLQVIVPRSAPEADFKDFKLTGLNNLRTEDLQTVEGKYHYESFAQIQRVPIHLDPYDSDETTASTIVMQPGGEIRFSKTTRNQLEQFKTGELYGSDLGTKVIEFSKVAAKMAMLLDFDVVHAHDWMTFLAGVEVKKATGKPLVIHVHASQYDRAGADARGWIYDLEKYGMEQADAIIPVSRYTGQICAGHYNIDPAKIHPVHNGAEPVEAFVTKKPFPEKLVLFLGRLTAQKGPEFFLEIAAKVLEKTRNVRFVMAGTGERLKPLAESTAFRGLGGYMHFTGFLNKEKVNELLSMTDIYCMPSVSEPFGLSALEAAQFGIPAVISKQSGVAEVLKGALKADYWDVDVMAQHIIDLLEDDELRERVVKQAEQDIAAATWDAAAEKVVAIYEELVARPPQPPGSADPLSLFRD from the coding sequence ATGAATCGGATCCGTGTTCTCAAACTGGGTTGGGAGTTCCCCCCGTTGATCAATGGCGGCTTGGGGATTGCCTGTCTGGGTCTATCGCAAGCCTTGGCGAAGCACGTGGATCTCCAGGTGATTGTGCCCCGCTCGGCTCCGGAGGCCGACTTCAAGGACTTCAAGCTGACCGGCCTGAACAACCTGCGGACGGAGGACTTGCAGACCGTCGAGGGCAAGTATCACTACGAGAGTTTCGCCCAGATCCAGCGCGTGCCGATTCATCTCGATCCCTATGACTCGGATGAAACGACTGCTTCAACGATCGTCATGCAGCCCGGCGGCGAGATCCGCTTTTCCAAGACCACGCGCAACCAGCTCGAGCAATTCAAGACCGGCGAACTCTACGGGTCGGATCTCGGCACCAAGGTGATCGAGTTCTCCAAGGTGGCCGCCAAGATGGCGATGCTGTTGGATTTCGACGTCGTCCACGCCCACGACTGGATGACTTTCCTCGCCGGCGTGGAGGTGAAGAAGGCGACCGGCAAGCCGCTGGTCATCCACGTCCACGCCTCCCAGTACGACCGCGCCGGAGCCGATGCCCGCGGCTGGATCTACGATCTCGAAAAATACGGGATGGAGCAGGCGGACGCCATCATTCCCGTGAGCCGCTACACCGGCCAGATCTGCGCGGGTCACTACAACATCGACCCCGCCAAAATCCACCCGGTCCACAACGGTGCGGAGCCGGTCGAGGCCTTCGTCACCAAGAAGCCGTTCCCGGAAAAGCTGGTGCTCTTCCTCGGCCGCCTGACCGCACAGAAGGGTCCGGAGTTCTTCCTCGAGATTGCGGCGAAGGTGCTGGAGAAAACCCGCAACGTCCGCTTCGTGATGGCGGGCACCGGCGAGCGCCTCAAGCCGCTAGCCGAGAGCACCGCCTTCCGCGGGCTCGGCGGCTACATGCATTTCACTGGCTTCCTGAACAAGGAGAAGGTCAACGAGCTGCTCTCGATGACCGACATCTATTGCATGCCATCCGTCTCGGAGCCGTTCGGCCTGTCCGCGCTGGAGGCCGCCCAATTCGGCATCCCCGCGGTCATTTCCAAGCAGTCGGGAGTGGCGGAGGTGCTGAAAGGCGCGCTCAAGGCCGACTACTGGGATGTGGACGTGATGGCGCAGCATATCATCGATTTGTTAGAGGATGACGAGTTGCGCGAGCGCGTCGTCAAACAAGCGGAACAGGACATCGCCGCCGCCACGTGGGACGCCGCCGCCGAAAAAGTGGTCGCGATTTACGAGGAGCTGGTCGCGCGTCCGCCGCAACCGCCCGGGTCTGCCGACCCGCTGAGCCTTTTCCGGGACTGA
- a CDS encoding glycogen synthase, with amino-acid sequence MSDHLSAKPPRILIVTPEITHLPAALGPGAGLIRAKAGGLADATAALVSGLVDLGAEVHVAMPNFRRLFQRDHLGRLPDEIINTSVHPRDQRIHLADDFAFHNLDRVYSHNPHECLHTSLVFQREVMQQIVPKVQPDIIHCNDWMTGLVPAMAKRRGIKCLFTLHNIHSRDVTLERMEAAGIGAADFWNQLYFLRPPGHYHQCRTTVPVHMLGTGVYAADHLTTVSPGFLQELAEGKHHGGAFLRGEICQKMGSGRATGVLNSPDPSYDPESDPSLEATYGDVDHVEGKAINKLALQRELGLDEDPEAAIFFWPSRLDPIQKGPQLLCEILQRTISDYWDRKLQIVVVADGPHQHILHHINNHHHLHRRVAIRDFDERLARLAFAGSDYMLMPSLFEPCGLPQMIAPLYGCLPVVHATGGLRDTVRRLDSENSTGNGFSFNDPNAAGLRWAIDEAMWFHLRPQEIREREIARIMRQSRREFDPARFTNGYAEIYERLIGRPLVEAKLDEVLSETEARPAAKQPVLQTSMATRSRPAA; translated from the coding sequence ATGTCCGATCATCTGTCCGCCAAGCCGCCGCGCATTCTCATCGTCACGCCGGAAATCACCCACCTGCCCGCAGCACTCGGCCCCGGTGCCGGCCTGATCCGGGCGAAGGCGGGCGGACTGGCGGATGCGACCGCGGCGCTGGTTTCGGGCTTGGTCGATCTCGGCGCGGAGGTCCACGTGGCGATGCCGAATTTCCGCCGGCTGTTCCAGCGCGACCACCTCGGGCGGCTTCCGGACGAGATCATTAATACGTCGGTCCACCCGCGCGACCAGCGCATCCATCTGGCGGACGACTTCGCCTTCCACAATCTCGACCGCGTTTACAGCCACAACCCGCACGAGTGCCTCCATACCTCGCTGGTGTTCCAGCGGGAGGTCATGCAGCAGATCGTACCGAAGGTTCAGCCGGACATCATTCACTGCAATGACTGGATGACTGGGCTGGTACCCGCTATGGCCAAGCGCCGTGGCATCAAGTGCCTGTTCACGCTCCACAATATCCACAGCCGCGACGTAACGCTCGAGCGCATGGAGGCCGCCGGCATCGGCGCGGCAGATTTCTGGAACCAGCTCTATTTCCTGCGCCCCCCGGGCCACTATCACCAGTGCCGGACCACCGTGCCGGTCCACATGCTGGGCACCGGCGTGTATGCCGCCGACCACCTCACCACCGTCAGCCCGGGATTCCTCCAGGAGCTGGCCGAGGGAAAGCATCACGGCGGGGCCTTCCTGCGCGGCGAGATCTGCCAGAAGATGGGCTCCGGCCGCGCGACCGGCGTGCTCAATTCTCCCGACCCGTCGTATGACCCCGAGTCGGACCCCTCCCTGGAGGCGACCTATGGCGACGTCGACCACGTGGAGGGCAAGGCCATCAACAAGCTCGCCCTCCAGCGCGAGCTCGGCCTCGATGAGGATCCGGAGGCCGCGATCTTCTTCTGGCCGTCGCGCCTCGATCCCATCCAAAAGGGCCCACAGCTCCTCTGCGAAATTCTCCAACGCACGATCTCGGATTACTGGGACCGCAAGCTCCAGATCGTGGTCGTGGCGGATGGCCCGCACCAGCACATCCTGCATCACATCAACAACCACCACCACCTGCACCGCCGGGTCGCGATCCGCGACTTCGACGAGCGCCTGGCGCGGCTGGCCTTCGCCGGCTCGGACTACATGCTGATGCCCTCGCTGTTCGAGCCCTGTGGCCTGCCGCAGATGATCGCACCGCTCTATGGCTGCCTTCCGGTTGTCCACGCCACCGGCGGCCTGCGCGACACGGTGCGACGGCTGGATTCCGAAAACTCCACCGGCAACGGCTTCTCCTTCAACGACCCGAACGCCGCCGGCCTGCGCTGGGCGATCGATGAGGCGATGTGGTTCCACCTCCGCCCGCAGGAAATCCGCGAGCGCGAGATCGCCCGCATCATGCGCCAGAGCCGCCGCGAATTCGATCCGGCCCGCTTCACCAATGGCTACGCCGAGATCTACGAGCGCCTGATCGGCCGGCCGCTGGTCGAAGCGAAGCTCGATGAAGTTCTTTCCGAGACCGAAGCGCGTCCCGCGGCGAAGCAGCCCGTGCTGCAGACGTCCATGGCGACCCGCTCGCGTCCCGCGGCGTGA